The segment TCTTCCCACCAAGGTGACAGCTCATTTGTATCGATCGTGATCTCTCCCTCGCCTATTTAGtccaattttaacaaaattgtatATTACATTTGTATTAATAGcatccattaaaataattgtgcaTGTGTATTGTTAATCATTGAATTGGTTTAATAGGTTTTACTACCTGAATCGTTACAAAACTGGATGGaggattatttataaatatctttcattcaaattgcggataaaatttaacatggttatatttcaagtttatttggttgaacttcaaaattaaatcattttaaggaTCAGAATTACCTATACCCTTTCAGTATAATTATAATCTTGAGGGtacatatttattcaatttattctttaaaattcaagtttttttaacaattaatgcTTTGAGTTGTTAAGTCCAACTAGCATTGCGTTAAAATGgatacaaaataaacaattaatgtacattttaatggttaaaaattacttttgaagtGTACTCACCAGCCAGGGTACTAATGTTGTTTAGTAGTGCATTCAGCTGGAGCATGTCTGAAGCCAGAACGGTTGAAAGCGAGATGTTTGGGGACGATTTGTGCTGCACTTGCAGCCAAAAGTGTAGTGCCAACAGAAGCAAGCTCTGGGCGTGAATTCCACTAGCGTCCGCCTGGTTCATCCACTCGGACGTGGAGTTGTCACCGTGCAACCAGTCTTGGAACACGGTCATGGCTATCCGCTTCACGGTTTCGTCTGGTACATCTTTCCGCAGGACGATGCATCTTTGATCAGCCGAGCTAAAATTGCCAAGGTCGAAGCACGACAGGAACTCCATCAAAATGGAGCTTTCGTCATTCTGGAAGGTGACTCTTCCTCCTGAGCCGAGACCAGAGCTTTGTTCACAGACCTCATTTACTAAGGTGAAGAGAGTATCCATCTCTCGCTCGCTTGTCAGAAGGTCAGCAGAGAGTGCCTAGGTAAGAAATTAACAACCAAATCTATAATATCTCACAAAGCTCACATTCACAGTTACACCATCAGAAGACACAACTGAATCGTAAGGTGGAGGGTTTTTGTTCTGTtcttggagaaaattgaagaactGGATCAATTTTTGCAGCTGTCTACAAGTGTGCTTCAACGTTTTGTAGTTGTGTTCGTTTTCCTCCGTGGCTAGATAAGGGAATTAAAACCAACGAAAAACAAATAGTAGGACACTTACAACCAGTTTCAGGCTCTCCCAAAATAACGTCAACAGCAGCCAGAATAAAATACGATTTGGTGTGCTTGCTTGCCAGAAGCACATCCATCGCCTGTAAAGCTGCCTCGCAACAAGACAGATCTTTGATCAAGTTTGCTATGTCGAGCACTGCAGCTTCGACATACTCTTCCTCTTCTTCATGTTTGCATGCCTTCAAAATTGACCTCAATTTCTTCAGCAAGTGGATGTCTTTGGCTTGTTTGTTGTTCTGAGCGCTACACATTGAAAGCTTGTTAGTTTTTTAAAGTgacgcaatttttcttttacctGAGAGCAAAGTGGAAGGGAACAGTGATATTGCTGATAGCTCCATCAGGGTGCAAGTACACACAGGGGAAAAGGCTATGGCTACTGCCTTTGACTGGAACATTATTCACCCCAACGTGACCGTAGTTGGTGTAAATTAGACGACCTTCCTTGGAAACAACGATGGAAGCAACTTTAGGACCATTCTGCATCGCCCAGATCTCAATTATGCCTTTTTTAGGCAAGTATATCACAAGGAAAAGAGCAGTTCGTGGCCTGCTTTTAGACTTTGATCCTGAGCTGGAGGACAGTTTTATAGCAGGATCTCGAACTTCAATCCAGCCACATTGCGCCTCTCTGTATCCTAAATGCGTGACAAGAggttgatcaaaatttttccaaacagaTTCAATCGGGCACTAACCTTTCCACATTCTAACAACCACTCCTGAGGAATTATCTAGTAAAATGACTCTTCCGAGGCTATCACAGACTACGCTTAACATTTTGTTTGGGGAAATGATGATAGCTTCCCCTTGACGCCAGAGATCACACAGTCCAAATCTTCAATGTAAAATAGGACAAAtcagttaatttgaaaataactcaCATATTTTGCATACCTGCAACTCATGGGCTCTGCTGGTTCAATTGTTTTGGGGGGTTTCTTTTCTGGGGCTGGTTTAGAGCCTGTAAAGTAGCtctttctgaaaataataagcttttatttttaaaatagctcaaTATAGCATTTAAACTTACAAAGACAGAAATCCTTGAGTAGAATTGAAAGCGTTGCTAACTGCTTTGGCCACTCCAACTATCAAAGGCTGAGTTGCTCCTTTAATTGTGTAGTGATAACCAATGTAAGGCTTCCTTCCGATCGCAATAACCAGATCGTGAGCTGGAGCACTGGATTTTGCTGTCGCTTCAAAGCCACCATACAGCGAGGCCGTGAGCAAGTGGTCATAGGTGTTGACTGGAGGAAGTCCAATCACCTGGCAATCGTTGACCTGATCCTGCTCAGCAAAGCCCCATTTTGTGTGGACCAACGGTGGGGCTTCAACAGAGCCACTTCCATTTCCCTCGACTAtgacaaaaatgtattattttgaacTGTAAGACTCTATAAAGACTAGCTCACCTCTAGCTAATTGATTTCTGCAACCCCTCAGAGTTTGAAACAAACTAAAACCAGGTAAAGTGACTACTGATCCACTATAAACAACATAGAGCTCCTCAGGTTGTTCTTGGGCTGATGAATGCGCGGCTCTTTTAAATGACTGGCATTTCAAGTACAAAACCGGctctttttcaaattcttgCTCTGCAAGTAGTTTCCTGTCCTGCAGGTGTAAATAGTATAGATGATGTTATCATCCAATCTATCTCTTTACCTCAGTGTAAAAGCGAACAAATCCACTGGAAAAACCGACAGCAATGCATGTCCACTCTGTTCCAATACTCGACCGGTTTAGCTGTGAAATCAAAGGCAAGCAAAGCACTGCTGTAATTTCCTCTCTGCAAGAgccaaattcaattattaactATCCTTACAaagagaataatatttttcagtacCCAGGCTGGCAAATATTGCCATGTGAAGTCACGTTGTATTCTGTCACTGGCTCTCTGGTCTGTTCCCTGGAGCTTAAAAATGCTacaaagcaaaaatgtttaaattaatacctatatataaaatatatccaTATTTGATCCTCaccatttaaaacaacaagTTGTTTGCCGTGGGCAAGcactaaaatttttccagatgGTGAAAGTGAAACTATGCTTTTCTGGAGCCACTGCGAGGACTCTCTGGAGGCAGATACCGCCGAAGCAGCAGAGCTACTACCTGGGGACGTTTCTTCCCAGCTCCAGTTGTCAGGATCAAAGTCATCTATTGGCTCCTCTacgggaaaattaaatataatcaaatcATGACCTTGGCTTATAGTGTTGAATGCAAGAAATTTCCATAATAACAAGGAGCGATATTTATGccttattaaaaatacgtaAAATCAGGTCTCACCTCGAGCTTCAAACTCGTTGAGCGTCAACTTCGCTTTAACACTGGAAATGGCAGTTACCTGCGCTATTTCTGTTATTTGACAAGCCATTGAAGAGTAACTAAAATCGTTTAATTCTAAAAACGCAAAACGACATCATCCTGTCCAGCTGCTGCTGATTCAAAACA is part of the Cloeon dipterum chromosome 1, ieCloDipt1.1, whole genome shotgun sequence genome and harbors:
- the Rab3-GAP gene encoding rab3 GTPase-activating protein non-catalytic subunit, with translation MACQITEIAQVTAISSVKAKLTLNEFEAREEPIDDFDPDNWSWEETSPGSSSAASAVSASRESSQWLQKSIVSLSPSGKILVLAHGKQLVVLNAFLSSREQTREPVTEYNVTSHGNICQPGEEITAVLCLPLISQLNRSSIGTEWTCIAVGFSSGFVRFYTEDRKLLAEQEFEKEPVLYLKCQSFKRAAHSSAQEQPEELYVVYSGSVVTLPGFSLFQTLRGCRNQLARVEGNGSGSVEAPPLVHTKWGFAEQDQVNDCQVIGLPPVNTYDHLLTASLYGGFEATAKSSAPAHDLVIAIGRKPYIGYHYTIKGATQPLIVGVAKAVSNAFNSTQGFLSLKSYFTGSKPAPEKKPPKTIEPAEPMSCRFGLCDLWRQGEAIIISPNKMLSVVCDSLGRVILLDNSSGVVVRMWKGYREAQCGWIEVRDPAIKLSSSSGSKSKSRPRTALFLVIYLPKKGIIEIWAMQNGPKVASIVVSKEGRLIYTNYGHVGVNNVPVKGSSHSLFPCVYLHPDGAISNITVPFHFALSAQNNKQAKDIHLLKKLRSILKACKHEEEEEYVEAAVLDIANLIKDLSCCEAALQAMDVLLASKHTKSYFILAAVDVILGEPETGSTEENEHNYKTLKHTCRQLQKLIQFFNFLQEQNKNPPPYDSVVSSDGVTVNALSADLLTSEREMDTLFTLVNEVCEQSSGLGSGGRVTFQNDESSILMEFLSCFDLGNFSSADQRCIVLRKDVPDETVKRIAMTVFQDWLHGDNSTSEWMNQADASGIHAQSLLLLALHFWLQVQHKSSPNISLSTVLASDMLQLNALLNNISTLAGEGEITIDTNELSPWWEEPRRILFSATQPLKALTASYVCRGVNLKMEMKLGTKAETKSTSSEAPMDISGEEASTADWEELSMDTVQWNVLLRQLEDLAVLDFVLQQKIKVMVNPLPRTLKWKHTSVSLQLVMDKGKGSISEYVAYWIGTTGLHPKMLVEYDKKLQEEVVSPDKREPEAAEEAAAVDPKALQVLENIQRLRKHFPVSLQCNPLLACLFWEFIQDRAQLITTPEVASAAIVVLHAIPSLALRQGMCSLLWSLYLKQDLEKISKFFNKKTLPSLENIGYYPRHVFEDIGHSDAKLTSYLYFCVQFLDTYFEAAEDESGTAKKATNLSESIWTNANASPSLSEIALSKPKVNFGLLELHLQLVTVLYMVVSFDMKMPSLVSSLFDSAGQAAFFLELHANPRLPSHNPSTKLSNTRTHFLLKVISLSMQNVVLIETDNFSEAEVSGPRVDATNAAIWMGKCLELASSWGISTDILRRHQVCEFYTNGFDRLAEEVIMSIKDKTLLASQLLMIVGQRLQIAVTHSDDLAERISILSPALTNWLENVKAGGAYCASSLADTTELVGLVAQLLPEDHSERRLALMVHDACNTITQITHDL